The following are encoded in a window of Mycobacterium vicinigordonae genomic DNA:
- a CDS encoding glycosyltransferase family 4 protein, which yields MVSSDVTSLAGGVLALSDRSAGVPLRELALVGLTAAIITYFATGPVRVLATRLGAVAYPRERDVHVTPTPRMGGLAMFLGVVSAVFLASQLPALTRGFVYSTGMPAVLVAGAVIMGIGLIDDRWGLDALTKFAGQITAASVLVTMGVAWSVLYIPVGGVGTIVLDQASSILLTLALTVSIVNAMNFVDGLDGLAAGLGLITALAICMFSVGLLRDHGGDVLYYPPAVISVVLAGACLGFLPHNFHRARIFMGDSGSMLIGLMLAAASTTAAGPISQNAYGARDVFALLSPFLLVVAVMFVPALDTLLAIIRRTRAGLSPFSTADKMHLHHRLLQIGHSHRRAVLLIYLWVGIIAFGAASTIFFDPSHTAAVMLGAIVVAGIATAVPLLRRRDDYWDEDYDDQ from the coding sequence GTGGTGTCCAGCGATGTGACCAGCCTTGCCGGTGGTGTGCTCGCACTATCGGATCGCAGCGCCGGCGTCCCGTTGCGCGAACTCGCTCTGGTCGGCCTGACCGCGGCGATCATCACCTACTTCGCCACCGGGCCGGTGCGCGTGCTGGCGACCCGCCTGGGAGCGGTCGCCTATCCGCGGGAACGTGACGTGCATGTGACGCCGACCCCGCGGATGGGTGGGCTGGCGATGTTCCTCGGCGTGGTCTCCGCCGTCTTCTTGGCTTCGCAACTGCCAGCACTCACCCGGGGGTTCGTGTACTCCACCGGGATGCCCGCGGTGCTGGTGGCGGGCGCGGTGATCATGGGCATCGGGCTGATCGACGACCGCTGGGGGCTGGACGCGCTGACGAAGTTCGCCGGTCAAATCACCGCGGCCAGCGTCCTGGTGACCATGGGCGTGGCCTGGAGCGTGCTCTACATTCCAGTCGGCGGCGTCGGAACGATCGTGTTGGACCAGGCCTCCTCGATCCTGCTCACCCTGGCGCTGACCGTGTCGATCGTCAACGCGATGAACTTTGTCGATGGCCTGGACGGGCTGGCGGCCGGGCTGGGCCTAATCACCGCGCTGGCGATCTGCATGTTCTCGGTGGGTCTGCTTCGCGACCACGGCGGCGACGTGCTGTATTACCCGCCCGCGGTGATCTCGGTGGTGCTGGCCGGCGCCTGCCTGGGTTTTCTGCCACACAACTTCCACCGCGCCCGTATCTTCATGGGCGATTCTGGGTCGATGCTGATCGGGCTGATGCTGGCGGCGGCGTCGACCACCGCGGCCGGCCCGATCTCCCAGAACGCCTACGGAGCCCGCGATGTGTTTGCTCTGCTGTCACCGTTTCTGTTGGTGGTGGCCGTCATGTTCGTACCTGCGCTCGACACGTTGCTGGCCATCATCCGGCGCACCCGCGCCGGGCTCAGCCCGTTCAGCACCGCGGACAAGATGCACCTCCATCACCGGCTGCTGCAGATTGGGCACTCGCATCGTCGAGCGGTGCTCCTGATCTACCTGTGGGTGGGCATTATCGCGTTCGGCGCGGCCAGCACCATTTTCTTCGACCCGAGTCATACCGCGGCGGTGATGCTGGGCGCGATCGTGGTTGCGGGCATCGCAACGGCGGTTCCGCTGCTGCGACGGCGCGACGACTACTGGGACGAGGACTACGACGACCAGTAG